One window from the genome of Leptospira kobayashii encodes:
- a CDS encoding helix-turn-helix domain-containing protein, producing the protein MQGTYIRIPTYFMGDKRILPKERARLMAVYGSLWSFSGSGNQCYPSVGNSQSDEGETICKRSGLGKNTVIKAKKKLIALGYISVKRNGQGKNDTYTLYETPQLLSDSQITEFKQEEKVQIKVKKVHIQNSSQIREKSKTPLHAQNFPYIKENRKDNLKEKWLKSIQRFPKNTQDQIMTFLNFTGNSVSIREESPLRYKRLLESLSHSLVI; encoded by the coding sequence ATGCAAGGAACGTACATCCGCATCCCCACTTATTTTATGGGAGACAAAAGGATACTACCGAAAGAGAGAGCAAGGCTCATGGCAGTCTACGGAAGTTTATGGAGTTTCTCCGGATCGGGAAATCAATGTTACCCAAGTGTTGGCAACTCTCAATCGGATGAAGGCGAAACTATTTGCAAAAGATCCGGACTTGGAAAAAACACTGTTATCAAAGCTAAGAAAAAATTAATAGCTCTCGGTTATATTTCGGTAAAGAGAAACGGTCAGGGAAAAAATGATACCTATACTTTATATGAAACACCACAGCTTCTTTCTGATTCCCAAATTACGGAATTCAAACAAGAGGAAAAAGTGCAAATAAAAGTAAAGAAAGTACACATTCAGAATTCCTCTCAAATAAGAGAGAAATCAAAAACTCCTCTCCATGCACAAAACTTTCCTTATATAAAAGAAAATAGAAAAGATAATTTAAAAGAGAAATGGTTAAAATCGATTCAAAGGTTTCCTAAAAATACTCAGGACCAGATCATGACCTTTCTAAACTTTACAGGAAATTCCGTTTCGATTCGGGAAGAAAGTCCGCTTCGTTACAAACGACTATTGGAATCCCTCAGTCATTCTTTAGTCATATGA
- a CDS encoding ParA family protein: MKIITIASLKGGVGKTTIAAFLGQAIRKRKKILVCDIDPNNNLTDFFLRDVDIKELQSRNIYHSLTGRKELSDCIFKTGFDIDCVPATPELAMVGSELMNDFGSVLRFESDLKSLKYDLILIDTPPSLTYELQASIYVSDLILCPISYNRWTVHGYQLLENQVLKQKKAGKKIKLLGVPSMVTAKKSEALSDVDEIPLTKTHILKSEALENAIILGTALKESSNAWVQFDSLAKEVI; the protein is encoded by the coding sequence ATGAAAATAATCACCATTGCCTCTTTGAAAGGTGGCGTTGGAAAAACTACGATCGCAGCTTTTCTTGGACAGGCAATCCGCAAACGTAAAAAAATTCTCGTTTGCGATATCGATCCGAACAATAATCTCACCGACTTTTTTTTAAGAGATGTGGACATCAAAGAACTCCAATCCAGAAATATTTATCATAGCCTCACCGGTAGAAAAGAACTATCGGATTGTATTTTCAAAACCGGTTTTGATATCGATTGTGTACCTGCGACGCCTGAGCTTGCTATGGTGGGAAGTGAGTTGATGAATGATTTCGGCTCAGTGCTTCGTTTCGAATCCGATTTGAAATCATTGAAGTATGACTTGATATTGATTGACACTCCTCCTTCTCTTACTTATGAATTGCAGGCTTCCATTTACGTTTCCGATTTGATACTTTGTCCTATTTCTTATAATCGATGGACGGTTCACGGATATCAGCTTTTGGAAAACCAAGTATTGAAACAGAAAAAAGCGGGTAAAAAAATCAAACTTCTCGGTGTTCCTTCGATGGTAACTGCTAAAAAATCGGAGGCATTAAGCGATGTAGATGAGATCCCTTTGACCAAGACCCATATTTTAAAGAGCGAAGCTTTGGAAAATGCGATCATTCTCGGAACTGCATTGAAAGAATCTTCGAATGCGTGGGTTCAATTTGATTCTTTGGCGAAGGAAGTGATATGA
- a CDS encoding DUF3102 domain-containing protein, with translation MKDKKRSSIFAARTGLDTNQPKESLIAKDDTAEKINRLQESIETSAKNMVKTAIIIGDLLNAKKSELKHGDFLPWIESNLTISRFTASRYMKLYENRDRLNVARVQHLREALALLSESKIEKEINPDKTVNAAIVYREWKTTKRRLTNSERQSLQDLIEKKLGLEKRKITNLQRDLSELKKN, from the coding sequence ATGAAAGATAAAAAACGCAGTTCGATTTTTGCCGCAAGAACCGGTCTTGATACAAATCAACCGAAGGAAAGCCTTATAGCAAAAGACGATACTGCGGAAAAGATCAATCGTTTGCAAGAGTCGATCGAAACTTCCGCAAAGAATATGGTGAAGACCGCGATTATCATCGGCGATCTTTTGAATGCTAAAAAATCAGAACTAAAACATGGCGATTTTTTACCTTGGATAGAATCAAATCTTACCATCTCCAGGTTTACTGCTTCCCGATACATGAAACTGTATGAAAACAGGGATCGTCTAAATGTTGCACGGGTGCAACATTTGAGAGAAGCACTTGCGCTATTGTCCGAAAGCAAAATTGAAAAAGAAATCAATCCTGATAAGACCGTCAATGCAGCTATCGTATATAGGGAATGGAAAACTACAAAGCGCAGACTTACCAATTCGGAAAGGCAGTCGCTCCAGGATTTGATCGAAAAGAAACTAGGTTTGGAAAAAAGAAAGATAACAAATCTACAAAGAGATCTTTCAGAGCTTAAGAAAAATTAA
- a CDS encoding helix-turn-helix domain-containing protein → MKRTLRLPVWVQDLDLSMTAKILLAEIESLHRNKGCFASNSYLAELLGIETNTVAKNLSVLRKKGFLQTVSFDGRKRVMVPVGVGETHISGNERFVKTSKADWEKNPLPIFLNKNSTKKHIREKESKPLVSLENQISRFSPSTRKMIFDNLSLAENGSWKLRDGLSERMTVILESILSNKG, encoded by the coding sequence ATGAAACGAACCTTAAGGTTGCCTGTTTGGGTCCAGGATTTGGATCTGTCAATGACGGCAAAAATACTATTGGCTGAGATAGAATCATTGCATAGAAACAAAGGATGTTTTGCTTCGAATTCTTATTTGGCGGAACTTCTTGGAATTGAAACAAATACGGTTGCTAAAAATTTGAGCGTACTTCGTAAAAAAGGGTTCTTGCAGACTGTTTCTTTCGACGGAAGGAAAAGAGTGATGGTTCCCGTTGGAGTAGGGGAGACTCATATCTCCGGGAACGAAAGGTTTGTAAAAACATCCAAGGCAGACTGGGAAAAAAATCCACTTCCTATATTCTTAAATAAGAATAGTACAAAAAAACATATAAGAGAAAAAGAATCCAAACCCTTAGTCTCATTGGAAAATCAAATATCCCGCTTTTCCCCCAGCACGAGAAAAATGATATTTGATAACTTGAGCTTGGCGGAGAACGGATCTTGGAAATTACGAGACGGTCTTTCCGAAAGAATGACTGTAATTTTAGAATCCATATTGAGTAATAAGGGGTAA
- a CDS encoding adenylate/guanylate cyclase domain-containing protein — MKNDFEDSFSLEILQSEVRRATALVIIFFVGSLSFLILPLLFPVLFNYLESTGFPIWVPPGYFLFNMLYGLGLRYYFLHSIHAEKKLNRWVRYGTAFYESTIPTIAILFLGSYYNYSVESLNTPPSYAYFFFIILATLRLEERMAIFSGTVASVQYLVLFLYFQTFNIYASAIEKMDAQIFYLGKSGILFGSGMIAGFVTRQIKIAFRKSFQSEIDKNQIRALFGQHVSPQVVNQLLAQKEDWEGELKHVCMMFFDIRNFTQFSETQTPNQLIQFLNIVFSHTIEAVNRNGGIINKFLGDGFMAVFGAPVSAGKDVENGFNAAMEIRSVIHKLIEEGALPRIGIGIGLHCGEAVTGNVGSKERKEYTIIGDVVNLASRIEQLNKQFQTEILVSEDVYFLMGDRKNEFRFLEETQVKGKAAPVKVYTIE, encoded by the coding sequence ATGAAAAATGATTTTGAAGATTCTTTTTCACTTGAGATTTTGCAATCGGAAGTAAGGCGTGCAACTGCGCTCGTCATTATTTTTTTTGTAGGATCTTTATCATTTCTGATTTTGCCTTTGTTGTTTCCGGTTTTATTCAATTATCTGGAGTCGACCGGATTTCCCATTTGGGTTCCGCCCGGATATTTTTTATTTAATATGTTATATGGTTTGGGACTCAGATACTATTTTCTCCATTCCATTCATGCGGAAAAAAAACTAAACAGATGGGTTCGTTACGGGACTGCTTTCTATGAGTCCACAATTCCTACGATCGCTATTTTGTTCTTAGGTAGTTATTATAATTATTCAGTAGAGTCGTTGAATACTCCTCCGAGTTATGCTTACTTTTTCTTTATCATACTCGCTACTTTGCGCTTGGAAGAGAGAATGGCGATCTTTTCCGGGACCGTTGCATCCGTTCAGTATCTAGTTCTTTTTCTGTATTTTCAGACTTTCAATATTTATGCATCCGCCATTGAAAAAATGGACGCACAAATATTTTATCTCGGGAAGTCGGGAATTTTATTCGGCTCGGGAATGATTGCCGGTTTCGTTACAAGGCAGATTAAAATCGCATTTCGGAAATCGTTTCAAAGCGAGATAGATAAAAACCAAATCCGTGCCTTATTCGGACAGCATGTTTCGCCTCAAGTCGTCAATCAGTTGTTAGCCCAAAAAGAGGATTGGGAGGGTGAACTCAAACATGTATGTATGATGTTCTTTGATATTCGCAACTTCACTCAATTCTCAGAAACTCAAACACCGAATCAATTGATACAGTTTTTAAATATTGTATTTTCACATACAATTGAGGCTGTGAATCGAAACGGAGGGATCATTAATAAATTTTTAGGTGATGGATTTATGGCCGTATTCGGAGCTCCTGTTTCCGCAGGAAAGGATGTGGAGAACGGTTTTAATGCTGCGATGGAAATTCGGTCGGTCATTCACAAATTAATAGAAGAGGGCGCCCTTCCGAGGATTGGTATCGGGATCGGACTCCATTGCGGAGAGGCGGTTACCGGGAATGTAGGTTCTAAGGAGAGAAAGGAATACACGATCATAGGTGATGTTGTCAATCTGGCTTCACGGATCGAACAATTGAACAAACAATTTCAAACTGAGATCCTGGTTTCCGAAGATGTATACTTTTTGATGGGAGATAGAAAGAACGAATTTCGATTTTTGGAAGAGACGCAGGTAAAAGGTAAAGCTGCTCCGGTCAAAGTTTATACAATCGAATAG
- a CDS encoding ribbon-helix-helix domain-containing protein produces the protein MISLRIPQELERKLDSLAKSKGKNRSEIIKDSILEYIKNHSSEKTPFDLGQDLFGKYSAGDRNLAKNRKDLLKEKIGRKNEKRRSN, from the coding sequence ATGATTAGTTTAAGGATTCCCCAGGAGCTAGAGAGAAAGTTGGATTCTCTTGCGAAATCGAAAGGTAAAAACCGATCGGAAATCATTAAGGATTCTATTCTTGAATATATTAAAAACCACAGTTCTGAAAAAACCCCTTTTGATTTGGGACAGGATTTATTTGGTAAATATTCAGCGGGTGATCGGAACTTAGCAAAAAATAGAAAAGATCTTTTAAAGGAAAAAATCGGACGTAAAAATGAAAAACGACGTTCTAATTGA
- a CDS encoding type II toxin-antitoxin system VapC family toxin, with product MKNDVLIDSGPIIALFNSSDSFHKPILKLFKSFKGTLITTWPVVTEVVYLLSFSVNAQTDFLEWIERGSINVQELNVADLKYIKQRMQKYSDLPMDLADASLMCVAEREGIQKIISIDSDFSIYKTLKGKFLNNLFNG from the coding sequence ATGAAAAACGACGTTCTAATTGATTCGGGACCGATCATCGCTTTATTCAACTCTTCCGATTCGTTTCATAAACCTATTCTCAAACTTTTCAAATCCTTCAAAGGTACATTGATTACAACATGGCCGGTCGTAACGGAAGTGGTTTATCTGCTTTCCTTTTCAGTGAATGCGCAAACTGATTTTTTGGAATGGATCGAAAGAGGAAGTATCAATGTTCAGGAATTGAATGTCGCCGATTTGAAATATATAAAACAAAGAATGCAAAAGTATTCCGATCTTCCTATGGACTTGGCGGATGCTTCGCTAATGTGTGTTGCGGAAAGGGAAGGAATTCAAAAGATCATTAGCATTGATTCCGACTTTTCCATTTATAAAACGTTAAAAGGAAAATTTTTGAATAATCTTTTTAACGGATAA
- a CDS encoding lipase family alpha/beta hydrolase, whose protein sequence is MSYQIIFCLSFLLILNYCSSSLTISKWKNDEQYRTISNHTLISGELSYTAIQYLVEKEEWEDFQSEPNLVIQDLQLEYQKSRLQKLALIIAELSYHLSQKEKDYNLRSLQYNGTAFYYSYAYLFFSHRTGSPQFLPDYRRACDYYNRSLSNIVNSLRARKLSTDIDSLEIPMIQGNIHVEWKKPNLNYFPKNFENVHSTYDYKVGGLSTYQSEYGLGVPIVLTSKNKDTSEILELKNIYEDAVPATLFIEIAPDKKKIPSSESIADFYAKADVFDSLKINTITVGNHSVPLETDFSTPFALLMYDREKVSGIAATLNAQVLDQDQGLYMLEAYQKDKIPVVFVHGLFSSPYTWIDMINYLYGIPEVRKKYQFWIYWYPTGNPIYYSGYRFKETLLAIQNKYDPIKTNPNFKEMVIVSHSMGGLVSKLTALSINEAEWLQSIIVNVKDLEKLKKEDRELLKNMLHFEPLAFAKKFIFIAVPHGGSKLAEKWWAKAFNSFIRFPEKAWGGIQRILNDLTYKLSLSEIQTRSIPTGVESLRPDSTFISVTRNKTFPKDVSFHSIHGVSENLPLLSRKKVLYMFDRTEWESSLGWSDSVVDYKSSFLEGAESNLVLRGNHSVHRNPLAIQEVIRILKEHIKQD, encoded by the coding sequence ATGTCTTATCAAATAATTTTCTGTCTTAGTTTCCTACTTATACTCAATTACTGTTCTTCGAGTCTTACCATTTCCAAATGGAAGAATGACGAACAGTATAGAACTATTTCCAATCACACTCTGATATCGGGGGAATTATCCTATACTGCGATTCAATACCTTGTGGAAAAAGAGGAATGGGAAGATTTTCAATCGGAACCGAACTTGGTCATCCAAGACTTACAACTGGAATATCAAAAAAGCAGACTCCAAAAATTAGCTTTGATCATTGCGGAATTATCCTATCATCTCTCTCAAAAAGAAAAGGATTATAACCTTCGGTCTTTGCAGTACAATGGAACCGCATTTTATTATTCTTATGCATATTTGTTTTTTTCCCATAGGACCGGATCCCCTCAATTCCTGCCTGATTACAGGCGGGCCTGTGATTATTATAACAGGTCGCTTTCCAATATAGTAAACTCCCTCCGGGCCAGAAAATTAAGCACTGACATCGATTCTTTGGAAATTCCTATGATCCAGGGAAATATACATGTTGAATGGAAAAAACCGAATCTCAATTATTTTCCTAAAAACTTCGAAAATGTTCACAGCACTTACGATTATAAAGTAGGAGGACTCTCCACCTATCAGAGTGAATACGGTCTAGGGGTACCGATTGTACTCACATCCAAAAACAAAGATACTTCCGAGATTTTGGAATTAAAAAACATATATGAGGACGCGGTTCCCGCCACTCTGTTTATTGAAATCGCTCCGGATAAAAAAAAGATCCCCTCTTCCGAATCCATCGCTGATTTTTATGCCAAAGCGGATGTATTCGATAGCTTAAAGATAAATACCATCACAGTTGGAAATCATTCCGTTCCTTTGGAAACGGACTTCTCCACTCCATTTGCTCTTTTGATGTACGATAGGGAAAAAGTAAGTGGAATTGCGGCTACATTGAATGCTCAAGTATTGGACCAAGACCAGGGACTTTACATGTTAGAAGCATACCAAAAAGACAAAATCCCTGTCGTATTTGTCCATGGTTTGTTTTCCTCCCCCTATACTTGGATTGATATGATCAATTACCTTTATGGGATTCCGGAGGTTCGCAAAAAATACCAATTCTGGATTTACTGGTATCCCACAGGCAATCCTATTTATTATTCCGGTTATCGTTTCAAAGAAACTCTTCTCGCCATACAAAATAAATACGATCCAATAAAGACAAACCCCAATTTCAAGGAAATGGTAATCGTATCCCATAGTATGGGGGGATTGGTATCAAAACTAACAGCCCTTAGCATTAATGAAGCGGAATGGCTGCAATCCATCATTGTAAATGTAAAAGATCTGGAGAAATTGAAAAAAGAAGATCGCGAACTATTAAAAAATATGCTTCATTTCGAACCGCTGGCGTTTGCCAAAAAATTTATCTTTATCGCAGTTCCCCACGGAGGTTCCAAACTCGCGGAAAAATGGTGGGCAAAAGCATTTAACAGTTTCATTCGATTCCCGGAAAAAGCATGGGGAGGGATACAAAGAATTCTAAACGATTTGACTTATAAACTTTCCCTCTCTGAAATCCAAACTCGATCCATTCCGACCGGGGTAGAATCCCTTCGACCGGATAGTACATTTATTTCCGTTACACGAAACAAAACATTTCCAAAGGATGTTTCTTTTCACTCCATTCATGGAGTTTCGGAGAACCTTCCGCTACTTTCCAGAAAAAAAGTATTATATATGTTTGATCGAACGGAATGGGAAAGTTCTCTTGGTTGGTCCGACTCGGTCGTGGATTATAAGAGTTCTTTTTTGGAAGGAGCGGAAAGTAATTTGGTGTTAAGAGGGAATCATTCCGTACATAGAAATCCTTTGGCAATCCAGGAAGTAATTCGGATTCTAAAGGAACACATCAAACAAGACTAA
- a CDS encoding EAL domain-containing protein: protein MPYFQPIFSVEDQTVVAHESLGRGISSNGDVYGIPIFLQTPQTEEEQDQLLRIDSLLTEKAFLQFANTKQKGYLFLNMTPDRILHEVEHSDGINFPIVQKAKHYGIDTSRIYLEITERTSKRGIDALTTAVEFLKEQGFLIALDDVGSESSNLERLGALKPDMIKVDLNLLKRSIKSREFQSILEYLKDISLGLGSDLLFEGIENEEELHRAVDSGARFLQGYFLGRPKPHFLNPNDSDGLLKPHLDSFHQMKRKQISSDLVFEDSIKNILEKLVIPTKTIGKRVLIDANSIFKQSSSIQRVYITDWDGTQVSSYYERNGESSFRENNSNLHKNWSYLPFFYKHVKQAFRNSSAWQVSEPYWDKSMNQKLVVFSKILEGQLSIFIDVSIPKT from the coding sequence GTGCCCTATTTTCAGCCCATCTTTTCCGTGGAAGATCAAACAGTCGTTGCGCATGAGTCTTTAGGAAGAGGCATTTCATCGAATGGTGATGTGTATGGCATCCCTATCTTTTTGCAAACCCCTCAAACGGAAGAAGAGCAGGATCAATTGCTTCGGATTGATTCTTTGCTGACTGAAAAAGCTTTTTTGCAATTCGCCAATACGAAACAGAAAGGTTATTTGTTTTTGAATATGACCCCCGACCGGATTTTGCATGAAGTGGAACATTCCGATGGAATCAACTTTCCTATTGTTCAAAAAGCCAAACATTACGGAATAGATACATCCAGGATTTATCTGGAAATAACGGAAAGGACCAGCAAACGGGGAATAGATGCCCTCACCACTGCGGTTGAGTTTTTAAAAGAACAAGGTTTTTTGATCGCATTGGATGATGTAGGATCGGAATCCTCCAACTTGGAACGGTTAGGCGCCTTAAAGCCGGATATGATCAAAGTGGATTTAAATCTTTTAAAGAGATCGATTAAATCCCGTGAATTCCAGTCGATATTGGAATATTTGAAGGATATTTCTTTGGGACTTGGCTCGGATTTATTATTCGAAGGGATTGAAAACGAAGAGGAATTGCATCGGGCTGTGGATTCCGGAGCAAGGTTTTTGCAAGGTTATTTTTTGGGAAGACCGAAGCCTCATTTTTTAAATCCTAATGATTCTGACGGATTATTAAAACCTCATTTGGACAGTTTTCATCAAATGAAGAGAAAACAGATCTCTTCGGATCTGGTGTTTGAAGATTCCATCAAAAATATATTGGAAAAATTGGTCATCCCCACGAAGACGATCGGTAAGCGGGTGTTAATTGATGCAAATTCGATTTTTAAACAATCTTCTTCCATCCAAAGGGTTTATATCACCGATTGGGACGGAACTCAAGTTTCTTCTTATTATGAAAGAAACGGGGAATCTTCCTTTCGGGAAAACAATTCCAATCTGCATAAAAACTGGTCTTATCTTCCGTTTTTTTACAAACATGTAAAACAAGCATTCCGAAACTCTTCGGCTTGGCAGGTAAGCGAGCCTTATTGGGACAAAAGTATGAATCAAAAGTTGGTTGTATTTTCAAAAATACTTGAGGGGCAATTATCCATATTTATTGATGTATCTATCCCCAAAACATGA
- a CDS encoding YheT family hydrolase, translating into MSSFKPLPFFSGPMVQSLFASWKSKQDKSYPFLKKSRWHLVKTDGNVSLLSSLNEVEDSKGTLILLHGWEGSIHSSYIVRTANHFFQKGFSIFRLNLRDHGDTHHLNEGIFNGSLFEETYEAVRILSLKANKTKPVYLIGFSLGGNFVLRILHRHSSEKKSKQIQNLKYSFSISPAIDPYEATLKMDEHPILKKYFLRAWARSLKKKATLFPFLYEFGNMNRHKSVMDLTEKMISDHSEFANVAEYFSTYTLKPDFFSKIKTPVTVLTSADDPVIPVSHFYEIPRNPYLEVVVESRGGHCGFIEDGKRSAYYWKIMERKMN; encoded by the coding sequence ATGAGTTCCTTCAAACCACTTCCTTTTTTCTCAGGGCCAATGGTACAATCCTTGTTTGCTTCCTGGAAGTCCAAACAAGATAAATCCTATCCATTCTTAAAAAAGAGTCGGTGGCATTTGGTCAAAACAGATGGAAATGTTTCTTTGCTTTCCTCCTTAAACGAAGTTGAAGACTCAAAAGGAACATTGATATTATTGCATGGTTGGGAAGGCAGCATTCATTCCAGCTATATTGTCCGTACTGCGAATCATTTTTTTCAAAAAGGATTTTCCATATTTCGGCTCAATCTGAGAGATCATGGAGATACTCATCATTTGAATGAAGGAATCTTTAATGGAAGTTTGTTTGAAGAAACATACGAAGCCGTGCGCATTTTATCTCTTAAGGCCAATAAGACAAAACCGGTATATTTGATCGGATTTTCTTTAGGAGGGAATTTTGTTTTGCGGATTTTGCATCGTCATTCTTCGGAGAAAAAATCAAAACAGATTCAGAATCTAAAATATTCTTTTTCCATTAGCCCGGCTATCGATCCCTATGAAGCAACTTTGAAAATGGATGAACATCCGATTTTAAAAAAATATTTTCTGAGAGCTTGGGCAAGATCTTTAAAAAAGAAGGCTACATTATTCCCGTTTCTTTATGAATTTGGAAATATGAACCGGCATAAGTCGGTAATGGATCTTACGGAAAAGATGATTTCCGATCATTCCGAGTTTGCAAATGTAGCGGAGTATTTTTCCACTTACACTTTGAAACCTGATTTTTTTAGTAAAATTAAAACTCCGGTCACTGTCTTAACATCCGCGGATGATCCTGTTATACCTGTTTCTCATTTCTATGAGATACCAAGAAACCCCTATTTGGAAGTGGTTGTGGAAAGCAGAGGAGGGCATTGCGGATTTATTGAAGATGGAAAACGCAGCGCTTATTACTGGAAGATCATGGAAAGAAAAATGAATTAG
- the mdoH gene encoding glucans biosynthesis glucosyltransferase MdoH: protein MNFFNFKTDQFIFRFRRIVFASASLIPVFWGITVFFRIAYFNDVGFSEYYQSITFILLFPLLAYGASVSIFGFIQRRKKGGDLLRISSLIPPDENFLSTVQSAPTAAVMPIYGEEIGGTIARIEVLFNSLKRGGILQNTDIFILSDTRDPDLWIKEELAYFELCERLDSFDKIFYRRRKINLNGKSGNLADFCRRWGKLYRYMLVLDADSLMSSSCIAKMIAIMEKDSTIGILQSTPKLFDAKTIFQKLNQFSSSLFSPIFQAGANYWQLNAGSYWGHNALVRIKPFMEHCALPHLPEYGAIGGKILSHDTIESALMRRAGFSVSVAYDLEGSYEESPPNILDSLKRDNRWCQGNLQHLWFLFAKKIPLLNRLHIILGIFSYASAPIWAIYIILSMWNYWNDFRFLSFSLLPEEFEFFIKQIYFPLYFELLALSITLLFLPRILGWIDGLLNSEVRKSHGGFFGLTISFILETVFSILLAPIYLIYYTIFIFFTLFNKKIEWAPQNRDAKKLYSLRSIAQSFSGLTLLGISVAFFLNGVSEILFYSTLPIWLGWILSVPVVYFSSFTFSPSNRILKWLFQTKEENDPTWEITELSECKKRFKDELKNENIPGLFLGLVHPRYFQIHRQMQGKKEAHPSLSIKIKSSMVKLIEEGPETIDKQTLAAILTNADAIQKLHFQIWTTPQSEMAPYWKEHWPSLSL from the coding sequence TGCTCGCTTATGGGGCTTCCGTTTCCATTTTCGGTTTTATCCAGAGAAGAAAGAAAGGTGGAGATCTTTTACGAATTTCTTCTTTGATTCCTCCCGATGAAAATTTTCTATCAACCGTCCAATCTGCACCGACAGCAGCTGTAATGCCTATCTACGGAGAGGAGATAGGAGGGACGATCGCTCGGATAGAAGTTTTATTCAATTCTCTCAAACGAGGAGGTATTCTTCAAAACACCGATATTTTTATCTTAAGCGACACACGAGATCCGGATCTTTGGATCAAGGAAGAGCTCGCTTATTTTGAGTTATGCGAAAGACTCGATAGTTTCGATAAAATATTCTATCGTAGAAGGAAAATTAATCTCAACGGAAAAAGCGGCAATTTGGCGGACTTTTGCAGACGTTGGGGAAAACTTTATCGGTATATGTTGGTTTTAGATGCGGACAGTTTAATGAGTTCTTCTTGTATTGCAAAGATGATTGCGATTATGGAAAAAGACAGCACGATCGGTATTTTACAATCCACTCCCAAACTTTTTGATGCAAAAACGATTTTCCAAAAGCTAAATCAATTTTCCTCTTCCTTATTTTCTCCTATATTCCAAGCAGGAGCCAACTATTGGCAACTGAATGCAGGTTCCTACTGGGGGCATAACGCTCTCGTTCGGATCAAACCTTTTATGGAACATTGTGCTCTTCCGCATCTTCCCGAATACGGTGCGATAGGCGGTAAGATTCTCAGCCACGACACTATAGAATCCGCATTAATGAGACGTGCCGGTTTTTCTGTAAGCGTTGCCTATGATCTGGAAGGAAGTTATGAAGAAAGTCCTCCCAACATTTTAGATTCCTTAAAAAGAGATAACAGATGGTGTCAGGGAAATTTACAACATCTTTGGTTTCTATTTGCGAAGAAAATTCCTCTGCTCAACAGACTTCATATTATCCTTGGAATCTTTTCTTATGCAAGCGCTCCTATTTGGGCGATTTACATCATACTCAGTATGTGGAATTATTGGAATGATTTTCGATTTTTAAGTTTCTCTTTACTTCCTGAAGAATTTGAATTTTTTATCAAACAAATCTACTTCCCTCTTTATTTTGAACTTTTGGCTCTCTCGATCACTTTGTTGTTTTTGCCGAGAATCCTCGGTTGGATTGACGGATTATTGAATTCGGAAGTTAGAAAATCACACGGAGGATTCTTCGGGTTGACCATCAGTTTCATTCTGGAGACCGTATTCTCGATTCTTTTAGCTCCGATATATTTAATATATTATACTATTTTTATATTCTTCACTCTATTTAATAAAAAAATAGAATGGGCTCCTCAAAATCGAGACGCTAAAAAACTCTATTCCTTACGTTCCATCGCTCAATCGTTTTCAGGTTTGACTTTGCTAGGAATTTCAGTTGCCTTTTTTCTAAACGGAGTTTCCGAAATTCTATTCTACTCCACTTTACCGATCTGGCTGGGTTGGATTTTGTCCGTTCCTGTAGTTTATTTTTCCAGTTTTACTTTTTCACCTTCCAATCGGATTCTAAAATGGCTCTTCCAAACCAAAGAAGAAAACGATCCTACCTGGGAAATTACCGAACTCTCCGAATGCAAAAAAAGATTTAAAGATGAGCTCAAAAACGAAAACATCCCGGGCCTGTTTTTAGGTTTGGTTCATCCTAGATATTTTCAAATACATAGACAAATGCAAGGGAAGAAGGAAGCGCATCCTTCTCTTTCCATAAAAATAAAATCGTCAATGGTCAAATTGATTGAAGAAGGGCCGGAAACAATCGATAAACAAACGCTAGCTGCTATTCTAACGAACGCGGATGCAATCCAAAAATTGCATTTTCAGATCTGGACCACACCACAATCGGAAATGGCTCCTTATTGGAAAGAACACTGGCCAAGCCTTTCCCTCTAA